From a region of the Rhipicephalus microplus isolate Deutch F79 chromosome X, USDA_Rmic, whole genome shotgun sequence genome:
- the LOC142775441 gene encoding uncharacterized protein LOC142775441, which yields MTPPTPMAAVQAQQPLNKLQEMREEIARLAETVSALHASRRAQTITEPNTPLSQEQHEHIYWYHRRVYLHDLLIASSTPEEHERHLRYVLQRLPENGIVINTTNISSAGVQPQKDKVEAVRQFPQPKNLRQLREFLGLVNFYRRFIPKCANILHPLHSLLAATGSKATAIQWNDQSTQAFRMIKEALTNATMIPYPQLGVPQCVMVDASDAAIGAVLQQRGQSYLLTCINRFTRWPEAVPIPDMTADTVAHAFIFHWVARFGVTATVTTDRGTQFESALFASVTRLLGTHRIRTTAYHPISNGIGERFHRQMKTSLTATASHSWAEALPFVPLGVRTALKAEIRCCSAELVYGTTLRLPGEFFTASMDENVYANADYAVRLRDIMSKLRAVPPRPPAARPVYVDRELSSCSHVFVRHDAVQPPLRPPYDRPFKVRRRADKHITIDRGGRHDVVSLDRVKSAHVDSDSEAPAPPRAPASQAPPANHVAQPRQVRKWFTRSGRCTRPPVRMNL from the exons ATGACACCGCCCACACCCATGGCTGCCGTGCAAGCGCAACAGCCTCTAAACAAACTTCAAGAGATGCGTGAGGAGATTGCTCGACTTGCGGAAACAGTATCAGCTTTGCACGCTAGCAGGAGGGCGCAAACGATAACCGAGCCTAACACGCCGCTATCGCAAGAGCAGCACGAGCATATCTACTGGTATCATCGGAG GGTATACCTCCATGATCTTCTGATTGCTAGCAGCACTCCTGAAGAGCACGAGCGGCATCTGCGCTACGTACTTCAGCGACTGCCAGAGAACGGCATCGTTATCAATACGACAAA CATTTCAAGTGCCGGAGTACAGCCCCAGAAGGACAAGGTGGAAGCAGTACGGCAGTTTCCACAGCCGAAAAACCTCCGCCAGCTTCGAGAGTTCCTGGGACTCGTGAATTTCTACCGTAGGTTTATCCCGAAATGCGCCAACAttcttcaccctctccacagcctACTTGCGGCAACTGGATCTAAGGCAACTGCCATTCAGTGGAACGACCAATCCACACAAGCATTCCGGATGATAAAGGAAGCTCTCACAAATGCTACCATGATCCCGTACCCGCAGCTGGGTGTTCCTCAGTGCGTCATGGTGGACGCCTCCGATGCAGCGATTGGAGCCGTGTTGCAGCAGAGG GGGCAAAGCTACTTGCTAACCTGCATCAATCGCTTCACGCGATGGCCGGAGGCCGTGCCCATTCCAGATATGACTGCTGATACCGTCGCCCACGCATTTATCTTCCACTGGGTGGCCCGCTTCGGAGTAACGGCAACCGTGACTACGGATCGCGGAACACAGTTTGAGTCCGCCCTGTTCGCAAGCGTCACCCGGCTCTTGGGTACTCACCGCATCagaacaactgcctaccatccgatAAGCAATGGTATAGGGGAAAGGTTCCATCGCCAGATGAAGACGAGCCTGACGGCTACTGCGAGTCACAGTTGGGCAGAGGCACTGCCGTTTGTTCCGTTGGGCGTTAGGACGGCTCTGAAAGCAGAGATTAGATGCTGCTCCGCTGAACTGGTGTACGGAACAACGCTTCGCCTCCCAGGGGAGTTTTTTACTGCCAGTATGGACGAAAACGTGTACGCGAACGCGGACTACGCCGTGCGACTGCGAGACATCATGAGCAAGCTACGCGCTGTTCCTCCGCGTCCGCCCGCAGCCCGGCCAGTCTACGTGGACCGGGAACTTTCCTCCTGCTCTCACGTGTTTGTGAGGCACGACGCCGTACAGCCTCCACTCCGGCCCCCGTACGACAGGCCTTTCAAGGTGCGGCGACGGGCAGACAAGCACATTACAATCGACAGAGGTGGTCGTCATGACGTGGTTTCTCTGGACCGCGTTAAATCAGCACACGTGGACTCCGACAGCGAAGCACCTGCACCACCTCGAGCTCCAGCTTCGCAGGCACCCCCGGCAAACCACGTAGCGCAGCCCCGACAAGTCCGCAAATGGTTTACGCGGAGTGGACGGTGTACGAGACCCCCGGTGCGCATGAACTTATGA